In Primulina eburnea isolate SZY01 chromosome 3, ASM2296580v1, whole genome shotgun sequence, one DNA window encodes the following:
- the LOC140827167 gene encoding zinc finger CCCH domain-containing protein 39-like: protein MQPDLASQFDRAPPFKRARNSENKQPVIQTNGTGSNGTSHIFYKTRICAKFMDGMCRNGEHCTFAHGTEDLRVPPPNWQELIREKDRGPGSNWNDDQRMVNRTKICKKYYNGGECPYGEKCIFLHERAPSNFNAEVPWQRESSAISIGTRRDASWSSSDFSQPDLSKHVTGGSDTYQVRMSFWKTKLCSKWEIGQCPYGDRCYYAHGQSDLKVSGSRVETEQITNSDSIPAKSMATPGNHVVGSPLGEAGEDKKLAKWKLSKKINRIYADWIDDLSPPHCSPNKKDDIGTLG, encoded by the exons ATGCAACCAGATCTAGCTTCACAGTTTGATCGTGCTCCACCATTTAAGAGAGCAAGAAACTCTGAAAACAAGCAGCCAGTTATTCAGACAAATGGTACCGGAAGTAATGGTACCAGCCACATATTTTACAAGACACGAATATGTGCTAAATTCATGGATGGTATGTGCCGTAATGGCGAGCATTGCACTTTTGCTCACGGTACTGAGGATTTACGTGTGCCCCCTCCGAATTGGCAAGAGCTTATTCGAGAAAAGGATAGGGGTCCTGGGAGTAATTGGAATGATGATCAAAGAATGGTTAATAGGACGAAAATCTGCAAGAAATATTACAATGGAGGTGAGTGTCCATATGGGGAGAAGTGTATCTTCCTCCACGAACGGGCTCCTTCAAACTTCAATGCTGAAGTGCCTTGGCAGAGGGAGAGTTCTGCTATAAGCATAGGAACTAGAAGGGATGCCTCGTGGAGCAGCAGCGATTTTAGTCAACCTGATTTGAGTAAGCACGTTACTGGGGGCTCGGATACTTACCAAGTAAGGATGAGTTTTTGGAAAACCAAGTTATGCAGTAAATGGGAGATTGGTCAGTGTCCATATGGAGACAGATGCTATTACGCTCATGGCCAATCAG ACTTGAAGGTTTCTGGTTCACGTGTGGAGACAGAACAAATAACGAACTCTGACTCCATCCCGGCCAAATCTATGGCTACTCCAGGAAATCATGTGGTTGGTTCTCCTCTTGGTGAAGCTGGAGAAGATAAGAAGTTGGCGAAATGGAAACTGTCCAAGAAAATTAATCGAATTTACGCTGACTGGATAGATGATCTATCGCCACCACACTGCTCACCGAACAAAAAGGATGATATAGGAACTTTGGGATAA